The Bryobacteraceae bacterium genome includes a window with the following:
- the def gene encoding peptide deformylase, producing the protein MILRIRKYGDPVLETKAEPVTEFNGELKQLAADMFETMYANKGIGLAAPQVGVSKRLAVLDHSAGEDEAAKLVLVNPEILVKEGVQIGEEGCLSIPGFREDVKRAYRVRVRAQDLDGNFFETEGEELLARAIQHEIDHLDGILFLQHLSLLKRDLIKRKIRKLVKAGEWD; encoded by the coding sequence ATGATTCTGCGCATCCGCAAATACGGCGACCCGGTGCTGGAGACGAAGGCGGAACCGGTGACGGAGTTCAACGGCGAACTGAAGCAGCTCGCCGCCGACATGTTCGAGACGATGTACGCCAACAAGGGCATCGGGCTGGCGGCGCCGCAGGTGGGAGTGTCGAAGCGGCTGGCGGTGCTCGATCACAGCGCTGGCGAGGACGAGGCGGCGAAGCTCGTGCTGGTGAACCCCGAAATCCTGGTGAAAGAGGGCGTGCAGATCGGCGAAGAAGGCTGCCTGTCGATCCCCGGTTTCCGCGAGGACGTGAAGCGCGCCTACCGGGTGCGGGTGCGGGCGCAGGACCTGGACGGGAACTTCTTCGAGACCGAGGGCGAAGAGCTGCTGGCGCGGGCCATCCAGCATGAGATCGACCATCTGGACGGGATTCTCTTCCTCCAGCACCTGAGCCTGCTGAAGCGGGACCTGATCAAGCGCAAGATCCGGAAGCTGGTGAAGGCGGGGGAGTGGGATTGA
- the aroC gene encoding chorismate synthase — translation MFRFETAGESHGECLVATLTGLPAGVPVSVDAVNRELWRRQQGYGRGGRMKIETDTAEIVSGVRHSQTTGAPVAVIVRNRDWKNWTEALPVEAAPDSAEKQKPLKRPRPGHADLAGAIKYNYHDARYILERASARETTARVALGALAKQYLKQFGIEVLSHVIQVGPARLERRAEWEELAALAQKDEVLLGCVDPEAEARMKAVVDEAYRTGDTVGGVFEVRAHGVPVGLGSHITWDSRLDGKLAQAILSIQAVKGVMIGEAELAAEEFGSKVQDTIHYDREGRRFTRGANQAGGLEGGITNGQDIVVRGYLKPISTLRRPLESVDLDTREPALAAYERSDVCVVPAAGVIGEAMVALVLAGAMVEKFGGDSLTEARRNFDGYIQQVREF, via the coding sequence ATGTTCCGATTCGAAACCGCCGGCGAGAGCCACGGCGAGTGTCTCGTCGCCACGCTCACCGGCCTGCCCGCGGGCGTGCCTGTTTCCGTAGACGCCGTCAACCGCGAACTGTGGCGCCGCCAGCAGGGCTATGGCCGCGGGGGGCGGATGAAGATCGAGACCGACACGGCGGAGATCGTCAGCGGAGTGCGCCACTCGCAGACCACGGGCGCGCCGGTGGCGGTGATCGTGCGCAACCGCGACTGGAAGAACTGGACGGAGGCGCTGCCGGTCGAAGCCGCTCCGGACAGCGCGGAGAAGCAGAAGCCGCTGAAGCGTCCGCGTCCGGGCCATGCGGACCTGGCCGGGGCGATCAAGTACAACTACCACGACGCCCGCTACATTCTGGAACGGGCATCGGCGCGCGAGACCACGGCGCGGGTGGCGCTCGGGGCGCTGGCGAAGCAGTACCTGAAGCAGTTCGGCATCGAGGTGCTGAGCCATGTGATCCAGGTGGGCCCGGCGCGGCTGGAGCGCCGCGCGGAATGGGAGGAGCTGGCGGCGCTGGCGCAGAAGGACGAAGTGCTGCTGGGGTGCGTGGATCCGGAAGCCGAGGCGCGGATGAAGGCCGTGGTCGATGAAGCCTACCGCACCGGCGACACCGTGGGGGGCGTGTTCGAGGTGCGCGCGCACGGGGTGCCGGTAGGGCTGGGCTCGCACATCACGTGGGACTCGCGGCTGGACGGGAAGCTGGCGCAGGCGATCCTGTCGATCCAGGCGGTGAAGGGCGTCATGATCGGGGAAGCCGAGCTGGCGGCGGAGGAGTTCGGCTCGAAGGTGCAGGACACGATCCACTACGACCGCGAGGGGCGGCGGTTCACGCGGGGGGCGAACCAGGCGGGCGGGCTCGAAGGGGGCATCACGAACGGGCAGGACATCGTGGTGCGCGGGTACCTGAAGCCGATTTCGACGCTGCGGCGGCCGCTGGAGAGCGTCGATCTGGACACGCGCGAGCCGGCGCTGGCGGCTTACGAGCGCAGCGACGTCTGCGTCGTGCCGGCCGCCGGCGTGATCGGCGAGGCCATGGTAGCCCTGGTGCTGGCCGGCGCGATGGTGGAGAAATTCGGGGGCGATTCGCTCACCGAGGCGCGTCGAAATTTCGACGGCTACATCCAACAGGTGAGGGAGTTCTAG
- a CDS encoding RNA 2',3'-cyclic phosphodiesterase has product MRLFVAIDLPYEVRRNLELLLQMLRPKADIQWSPPSNLHVTTKFIGEWPEEDLDILKQALAEIPPPGEFRVDIQGLGWFPNEKNPRVFWAGIRADESLPRLAAMTEDACEALGIAREDRPYSPHLTLARIRRPVDLSPLRKAVETLPSDHFGRFTATQFHLYESKLRPGGSIYTKIASFPLAAK; this is encoded by the coding sequence ATGCGCCTCTTTGTGGCCATCGACCTGCCCTACGAAGTGCGCCGCAACCTCGAGCTGCTCCTGCAGATGCTGCGGCCGAAGGCCGACATCCAGTGGAGTCCGCCGTCGAATCTTCACGTCACGACGAAATTCATCGGCGAATGGCCGGAAGAGGATCTCGACATCCTGAAACAGGCTCTGGCGGAAATCCCTCCGCCGGGCGAATTCCGTGTCGACATTCAGGGCCTCGGATGGTTCCCGAACGAGAAAAATCCGCGCGTGTTCTGGGCTGGCATCCGCGCGGATGAGAGCCTCCCGCGGCTGGCCGCGATGACCGAAGACGCCTGCGAAGCCCTCGGCATCGCGCGCGAGGACCGGCCCTACAGCCCCCATCTCACCCTGGCCCGCATCCGCCGCCCGGTGGATCTCTCTCCGCTGCGGAAGGCGGTCGAGACCCTGCCCTCGGACCACTTCGGCCGTTTCACCGCCACGCAGTTTCATTTGTATGAGAGCAAATTGCGCCCGGGCGGCAGCATTTACACGAAAATCGCCAGCTTCCCACTAGCAGCAAAATGA
- the plsY gene encoding glycerol-3-phosphate acyltransferase, protein MTGIILALLAAYLIGGIPFGYLIVKLRTGRDVRQMGSGNIGATNVLRTTGRAWGVLTLLLDIGKGWLACALMQRAAGGSPEWTAAAGVAVVLGHAYPVFLKFQGGKAVASFVGVALHLAPWALAAVAAVFVITVAATRYISLGSILGAGLFPFAVWILYHPGPAVMSAVGFCGAFIIWRHRSNIQRLRAGTENVFRFGGKK, encoded by the coding sequence ATGACCGGCATCATCCTCGCCTTGCTGGCCGCCTATCTGATCGGCGGCATTCCCTTCGGCTATCTGATCGTCAAGCTGCGCACGGGCCGCGACGTGCGCCAGATGGGCAGCGGCAACATCGGCGCCACCAATGTGCTCCGCACCACGGGCCGCGCATGGGGCGTGCTCACGCTGCTGCTCGATATCGGCAAGGGCTGGCTCGCCTGCGCGCTGATGCAGAGGGCCGCCGGCGGCTCGCCGGAGTGGACCGCCGCCGCGGGCGTGGCCGTCGTCCTCGGCCACGCCTACCCCGTGTTCCTCAAATTCCAGGGCGGCAAGGCCGTCGCCAGCTTTGTCGGCGTGGCGCTGCATCTCGCCCCGTGGGCCCTCGCGGCCGTGGCCGCCGTCTTTGTCATCACCGTGGCCGCCACGCGCTACATCTCGCTCGGCTCCATTCTCGGCGCCGGGCTGTTCCCGTTCGCCGTCTGGATCCTCTATCATCCCGGCCCCGCCGTCATGAGCGCCGTCGGCTTCTGCGGCGCATTCATCATCTGGCGCCACCGCTCCAACATCCAGCGGCTCCGCGCGGGCACGGAGAACGTCTTCCGTTTCGGGGGTAAAAAGTGA
- the gpsA gene encoding glycerol-3-phosphate dehydrogenase [NAD(P)+], producing the protein MKRLAVIGGGSWGTALAIVLAPRFEEVRLWVYEADLAERMRRTRVNDVFLPGFTLPPNIAPSSVLQACVEGAGIVLSVMPSDHVRRLYGEMLPWLAPEMLFVSATKGIEQGSLKRMSEVISEVVGQKFTPRIGVLSGPTFAREVARGEPAAVVISSQDADLARTVQRAFSGPSLRLYTNSDPVGVELGAALKNVIAIAAGVCAGLGLGANTLAALVTRGLAEITRLAVAAGGQARTLAGLAGLGDLVLTCHGELSRNRTVGLELGRGRKLDEILAGMRMVAEGVHTTYAAVELAARLGVDMPITAQMHAVLRGARSPRESLRELMERSLKEE; encoded by the coding sequence GTGAAGCGGCTTGCGGTGATCGGCGGCGGGAGCTGGGGCACGGCCCTCGCCATCGTCCTTGCACCCCGGTTCGAGGAGGTCCGCCTGTGGGTCTACGAAGCAGACCTGGCGGAACGCATGAGGCGCACCCGCGTCAACGACGTCTTCCTGCCGGGCTTCACGCTGCCGCCCAACATCGCCCCATCGTCCGTCCTGCAGGCCTGCGTCGAAGGCGCCGGCATCGTGCTCAGCGTCATGCCGTCGGATCATGTGCGGCGGCTTTACGGCGAGATGCTGCCCTGGCTCGCGCCGGAGATGCTGTTCGTCAGCGCCACAAAAGGCATCGAACAGGGCTCGCTCAAACGGATGTCGGAAGTGATATCGGAGGTGGTCGGGCAAAAGTTCACCCCCCGCATCGGCGTGCTCAGCGGCCCCACGTTCGCGCGCGAAGTGGCGCGGGGCGAGCCCGCGGCCGTGGTCATCTCGTCTCAGGACGCGGATCTGGCGCGGACCGTTCAGCGCGCGTTCTCCGGCCCCTCCTTGCGGCTGTACACGAACTCTGATCCCGTGGGGGTCGAACTCGGCGCGGCCTTGAAAAACGTCATCGCCATCGCCGCGGGCGTCTGCGCCGGACTCGGACTCGGCGCCAACACTCTGGCCGCGCTCGTCACCCGCGGCCTGGCAGAGATCACGCGCCTGGCTGTCGCCGCGGGCGGACAGGCCCGCACGCTGGCCGGCCTGGCCGGGCTCGGCGACCTTGTGCTCACCTGCCACGGCGAGCTCAGCCGCAACCGCACGGTGGGCCTCGAGCTGGGCCGCGGAAGGAAGCTCGACGAGATCCTTGCCGGCATGCGCATGGTGGCCGAAGGCGTCCATACAACCTACGCTGCGGTGGAGCTGGCCGCACGCCTCGGCGTCGACATGCCCATCACGGCCCAGATGCACGCCGTGCTGCGCGGGGCCAGGAGCCCCCGTGAAAGTCTCCGCGAACTGATGGAACGGTCGCTCAAAGAGGAGTGA
- a CDS encoding peptide transporter: MRALLLLAALAAPATQPPSPEQLFREAVEAQQKGNDRLAVEKYQALLKLAPNVPEVHANLGAAYARLGQLDNAIRHYRAALALEPRNQALQMNLALAHYKQQNFREALRLLEPLLAAAPGDLRVALLAADCYNRTGQEAKTVALLTRLEPAHADDLALKWLLGAALVRTGKKQEGILRLDRPARQGRSAEACLLAGQTAMEIFEYELGREYAELALKINPNLPGVWTLAGMARHYLADNEGAVEAFRKALQANQDDQEAHLGMGTILIVNRDLETARMHLEKALKLKPGDKLAHYQMGRLERMAGNAEAAVRHLEFVVKADPDWAQPHIELSALYFKLNRPEDGERERAIFDRLNAKGQ, translated from the coding sequence ATGCGGGCGCTTCTCCTGCTGGCGGCGCTGGCGGCCCCGGCAACGCAGCCTCCGTCGCCAGAACAGCTTTTCCGCGAGGCCGTCGAGGCCCAGCAGAAGGGCAACGACCGGCTGGCGGTGGAAAAGTATCAGGCCCTGCTGAAGCTGGCGCCGAACGTTCCCGAAGTGCATGCCAATCTGGGCGCGGCCTATGCGCGTCTCGGCCAGCTGGACAACGCCATCCGCCACTACCGTGCGGCTCTGGCGCTCGAGCCCCGGAACCAGGCCCTGCAGATGAATCTGGCGCTGGCGCATTACAAGCAGCAGAATTTCCGCGAGGCGCTGCGGCTTCTGGAGCCGCTGTTGGCCGCGGCGCCGGGCGATCTGCGCGTGGCCCTGCTCGCGGCCGACTGCTACAACCGCACGGGACAGGAGGCGAAGACCGTGGCGCTGCTGACCCGCCTGGAGCCCGCTCACGCGGACGACCTGGCGCTGAAATGGCTGCTCGGGGCGGCGCTCGTGCGCACAGGCAAGAAGCAGGAAGGCATCCTGCGGTTGGACCGGCCCGCGCGGCAGGGGCGCAGCGCCGAGGCCTGTCTGCTGGCCGGGCAGACAGCGATGGAGATCTTCGAGTACGAGCTGGGGCGCGAGTATGCCGAGCTGGCGCTGAAAATCAACCCGAATCTGCCTGGCGTGTGGACGCTGGCCGGCATGGCGCGGCACTATCTGGCGGACAACGAAGGCGCCGTGGAGGCCTTCCGCAAAGCCCTGCAGGCGAACCAGGACGATCAGGAAGCCCATCTCGGCATGGGCACGATTCTCATCGTGAACCGCGATCTGGAAACCGCGCGGATGCACCTGGAAAAGGCGCTCAAACTGAAGCCCGGCGACAAGCTGGCGCACTATCAGATGGGGCGGCTCGAGCGGATGGCCGGAAACGCCGAAGCGGCGGTCAGGCATCTGGAGTTCGTCGTGAAGGCTGATCCTGATTGGGCCCAGCCGCACATCGAGCTTTCGGCGCTGTATTTCAAATTGAACCGGCCGGAGGACGGCGAGCGGGAGCGCGCCATTTTCGACAGGCTGAACGCAAAGGGGCAGTAG
- a CDS encoding geranylgeranyl reductase, producing MKRVVVLGGGPAGAMAAAGLAEAGIPTVLLDEKLAWEKPCGGGITYKAYRRYPFLLENPVPKKQVFETRLSEPRGGSVSMRLRHPLLIYSRKDLNQMLLDRAEAAGAQLERERVLALEQLENGWRVRTRSGVIDADFIVVATGARNTLKSVGTEWKPGDTMCAIGYYVPENRTCVDIQFFPNFEGYIWVFPRCGHLSVGICGKGVSSQQAREQLHRYMDEHGISRADATFYAHVIPALERPSWRSNRISGPRWVAAGDAAGLVDPVTGEGLYYAIRSGDLAAQAILHDRLEPSARHTVYNSLLHGEFLEDLAYGAGLAKRFFIQQIMFSSVPARMIELMRHSPRMRDIVQDLFAGTQRYLDLKERLLANLNGTVREAVYGALLGHRVAGESGQA from the coding sequence GTGAAACGCGTCGTGGTGCTCGGCGGCGGACCCGCGGGCGCCATGGCTGCGGCGGGGTTGGCCGAAGCCGGCATCCCCACGGTTCTGCTCGATGAGAAACTCGCCTGGGAGAAGCCCTGCGGCGGCGGCATCACCTACAAGGCGTACCGCCGCTATCCGTTCCTTCTGGAGAACCCGGTTCCGAAGAAGCAGGTCTTCGAGACCCGGCTGTCCGAGCCCCGCGGCGGCAGCGTCTCCATGCGCCTGCGGCATCCTCTGCTGATCTATTCACGGAAAGACCTCAACCAGATGCTGCTCGACCGCGCCGAAGCCGCCGGCGCACAGCTGGAGCGAGAGCGCGTGCTCGCTCTCGAGCAGCTCGAAAACGGCTGGCGCGTCCGCACGCGCAGCGGCGTGATCGATGCCGATTTCATCGTCGTCGCCACCGGCGCGCGCAATACGCTGAAAAGCGTCGGCACCGAGTGGAAGCCGGGCGATACGATGTGCGCCATCGGCTATTACGTGCCGGAAAACCGGACCTGCGTCGACATTCAGTTCTTCCCGAATTTCGAAGGCTATATCTGGGTCTTTCCGCGCTGCGGCCACCTTTCGGTGGGCATCTGCGGCAAAGGGGTTTCTTCGCAGCAGGCGCGGGAGCAGCTGCACCGGTACATGGACGAGCATGGGATCTCCCGCGCGGATGCGACCTTTTACGCCCATGTGATCCCTGCGCTCGAACGCCCGTCCTGGCGGTCCAACCGCATCAGCGGTCCGCGCTGGGTAGCCGCAGGAGACGCCGCCGGGCTGGTCGACCCTGTCACGGGGGAAGGGCTGTACTACGCCATCCGCTCCGGCGATCTGGCCGCGCAGGCCATCCTGCACGACCGGCTCGAACCTTCCGCGCGGCACACCGTCTACAATTCGCTGCTTCACGGCGAATTTCTCGAAGATCTCGCCTATGGAGCGGGACTGGCGAAGCGGTTTTTCATCCAGCAGATCATGTTTTCGAGCGTCCCGGCACGGATGATTGAACTCATGCGCCACTCGCCGCGGATGCGCGACATCGTGCAGGATCTTTTCGCGGGCACGCAGCGCTATCTGGATCTGAAAGAGCGCCTCCTGGCCAACCTGAACGGCACAGTGCGGGAGGCCGTTTACGGCGCGCTGCTCGGTCACCGCGTGGCAGGAGAGAGCGGCCAGGCATGA
- the hemL gene encoding glutamate-1-semialdehyde 2,1-aminomutase, whose product MKTERSEQLFARAQQVIPGGVNSPVRAFRSVGGTPRFIQSGSGCRMTDADGNEYIDYICSWGPLILGHCFPAVVEAVREALENGSSFGAPTGREIELAERIIAAVPSIEMVRLVNSGTEATMSALRLARGFTGRSLTVKFEGCYHGHVDSLLVKAGSGVATLGISGTAGVPEEFARTTIALPFNSVDALQEAFRKHGDQIAAVIVEPVVGNMGCVPPEPGFLEAMRELCTRHGALLIFDEVMTGFRLSLGGAQQLYGIRPDLTTLGKIIGGGLPIAAYGGRADVMRHVAPAGNVYQAGTLSGNPCAVAAGIAMLRHLAEHPEIYSQLDAVAAEICAAAPAGVTVQRVGSMFTFFFTDRPVRSWEDAAACDTQKYAAFFHHLLENGVYFPPSQFEAAFLSAAHDADAVSRTVAAIRSFQA is encoded by the coding sequence ATGAAGACAGAACGCAGCGAACAGCTTTTCGCCCGTGCGCAGCAGGTGATTCCGGGCGGCGTCAATTCGCCCGTCCGGGCATTCCGCAGCGTCGGCGGCACGCCGCGTTTCATCCAGAGCGGCAGCGGCTGCCGCATGACGGACGCCGACGGCAACGAGTACATCGACTACATCTGCTCCTGGGGGCCGCTCATTCTCGGCCACTGCTTCCCGGCGGTGGTCGAGGCTGTCCGGGAAGCGCTGGAAAATGGCTCCAGCTTCGGCGCTCCTACGGGACGCGAGATTGAACTCGCCGAGCGGATCATCGCTGCGGTGCCTTCCATCGAGATGGTGCGGCTCGTGAATTCCGGCACCGAGGCCACCATGAGCGCCCTCCGCCTGGCCCGCGGCTTCACCGGCCGGTCGCTTACGGTCAAGTTTGAAGGCTGCTACCACGGCCACGTCGATTCGCTTCTGGTCAAGGCCGGCAGCGGCGTGGCCACGCTTGGGATCTCCGGCACCGCCGGCGTGCCCGAGGAATTCGCCCGTACGACCATCGCCCTGCCTTTCAACTCCGTGGACGCCCTGCAGGAGGCCTTCCGGAAGCACGGGGATCAGATTGCCGCCGTCATCGTCGAGCCCGTGGTCGGCAACATGGGCTGCGTGCCGCCCGAGCCGGGTTTTCTCGAGGCGATGCGCGAGCTCTGCACGCGCCACGGGGCCCTGCTGATCTTCGACGAAGTGATGACGGGCTTCCGTCTTTCGCTGGGCGGCGCGCAGCAGCTGTACGGCATCCGCCCGGATCTGACGACGCTCGGCAAGATCATCGGCGGCGGACTGCCCATCGCCGCATACGGCGGCCGGGCGGATGTGATGAGACATGTGGCGCCCGCCGGCAACGTCTATCAGGCCGGCACGCTGTCAGGCAATCCCTGCGCCGTGGCGGCCGGCATTGCCATGCTCCGGCATCTGGCCGAACACCCGGAGATTTACTCCCAACTGGATGCCGTGGCAGCGGAGATCTGCGCCGCGGCGCCTGCCGGCGTCACGGTGCAGCGCGTCGGGTCGATGTTCACTTTCTTTTTCACGGACCGGCCGGTCCGCTCGTGGGAGGACGCCGCCGCCTGCGATACGCAGAAGTACGCGGCGTTTTTCCATCATCTGCTGGAAAACGGCGTGTATTTTCCGCCATCGCAGTTTGAAGCGGCGTTCCTGTCGGCGGCGCACGACGCCGATGCCGTGTCGCGCACCGTTGCGGCGATCCGCTCGTTTCAGGCCTGA
- a CDS encoding DNA-binding response regulator — protein MQAGPYRILIVDDHPVLREGLTSILREEDDMIVAGEAGSGEEGVEEFRKLRPDVVLMDLRLPGMTGAEATEKILGEFPEARVLIFSSYSGDEDIARCLRAGARAYLLKDMLRTELIAAIRTVLGGQRYLPRAVQQKLRERRAYKDLTAREREILGLIVKGLRNREIAEVLGASEGTVRIHVSHILDKLGATDRTEAAVIAIERGIVAIE, from the coding sequence ATGCAGGCAGGCCCGTACCGCATCCTGATCGTGGATGATCACCCAGTGCTGCGCGAGGGTCTGACCTCGATTCTGAGAGAAGAAGACGACATGATCGTGGCTGGCGAGGCGGGCAGCGGGGAGGAGGGGGTGGAGGAGTTCCGCAAATTGAGGCCGGATGTCGTGCTGATGGACCTGCGGCTGCCGGGCATGACCGGCGCGGAGGCGACCGAGAAAATCCTCGGGGAATTTCCCGAAGCGCGGGTGCTGATTTTCAGCTCTTATTCCGGAGACGAGGACATCGCCCGCTGCCTGCGCGCCGGCGCGCGGGCGTATCTGCTCAAGGACATGCTGCGGACAGAGCTGATTGCAGCGATCCGGACCGTGCTGGGCGGGCAGCGTTATCTTCCGCGCGCAGTGCAGCAGAAGCTGCGGGAGCGGCGGGCTTACAAGGATCTGACGGCGCGCGAAAGAGAGATTTTGGGGCTGATCGTGAAGGGCTTACGGAACCGGGAGATCGCCGAAGTGCTGGGCGCCAGCGAGGGCACGGTGCGGATCCACGTCAGCCACATCCTCGACAAGCTGGGGGCGACGGACCGCACGGAAGCGGCTGTGATCGCCATCGAGCGCGGCATCGTGGCAATCGAATAG
- a CDS encoding large multifunctional protein- glycosyl hydrolase: MRVFCHLILALGAIAGALAGQPNPFLGRWNFNIQTPAGQRASWLGIYERGGALEVWYQPTGGNVFQVKEARIDGGRLILDIQASGPTRPAVVWELQAKGDRLIGVARRGENTTPLEGKRAPELKRPEPRAWTEPRPLFNGRDLAGWEPAGNPANSHWKALNGELVNEKLGSNLKSVEKFEDFKLHFEVLLPEHTNSGFYLRGRYEIQLENEPEGKSPPERRMGSIYGRIAPKPAPANRPGQWDVFDVTLVGRTLTVVQNGVVTIDRQEIEGITGGALDADEELPGPFLIQGDHAGGVRFRNITVSVPKK, from the coding sequence ATGCGAGTCTTCTGCCATCTGATCCTTGCTCTGGGAGCGATCGCCGGCGCGCTGGCTGGTCAGCCGAACCCGTTTCTCGGCCGGTGGAATTTCAATATCCAGACGCCCGCGGGGCAGCGGGCGAGCTGGCTGGGCATCTACGAGCGCGGCGGCGCGCTGGAAGTGTGGTACCAGCCGACGGGCGGCAATGTTTTCCAGGTGAAGGAAGCGCGGATCGATGGCGGCAGGCTGATTCTCGACATTCAGGCTTCTGGCCCGACGCGCCCGGCCGTCGTCTGGGAGCTGCAAGCCAAGGGCGACAGGCTGATCGGCGTGGCGCGGCGCGGCGAGAACACGACGCCGCTCGAGGGCAAGCGGGCGCCGGAACTGAAACGGCCCGAGCCTCGCGCATGGACCGAGCCGCGGCCTCTGTTCAACGGCCGCGACCTCGCGGGCTGGGAGCCCGCAGGCAACCCCGCCAACAGCCATTGGAAGGCCCTCAACGGCGAGCTGGTGAATGAAAAGCTGGGCTCGAATCTGAAGTCCGTCGAGAAGTTCGAAGACTTCAAACTCCATTTCGAAGTGCTGCTGCCCGAGCACACCAACAGCGGCTTCTACCTGCGCGGCCGCTACGAGATCCAGCTGGAAAACGAGCCGGAAGGCAAGAGCCCGCCCGAGCGCAGAATGGGCTCGATTTACGGACGGATCGCCCCGAAGCCTGCGCCCGCCAACCGTCCGGGCCAGTGGGACGTGTTCGACGTCACGCTGGTGGGACGGACGCTGACAGTGGTCCAGAACGGCGTGGTGACGATCGACCGCCAGGAAATCGAGGGCATCACCGGAGGCGCGCTGGACGCGGACGAGGAGCTGCCCGGTCCGTTCCTGATCCAGGGCGATCACGCCGGTGGCGTGCGCTTCCGCAACATCACCGTCTCGGTTCCGAAGAAGTGA
- a CDS encoding putative 3-methyladenine DNA glycosylase, producing the protein MAARVLPRSFYARPTIEVARGLLGQRLEFHGRGGRILEVEAYLPEGDEAAHAWRGRTARTEVLFGPPGHAYVFLAYGMHHCLNVVAEPEGIPGCVLIRSVEGCGDGPGKLTRALGITLEQNGWDLLHSPLRILAADEPGRESITVTPRIGIRRSAHLPLRFVLES; encoded by the coding sequence ATGGCCGCCCGAGTCCTGCCCCGCAGTTTTTACGCCCGGCCCACGATCGAAGTGGCCCGCGGCCTTCTGGGACAAAGGCTGGAATTTCATGGCCGGGGCGGGCGGATTCTGGAGGTGGAGGCGTACCTGCCGGAAGGCGACGAGGCTGCGCATGCATGGCGGGGGCGCACGGCGCGCACGGAAGTTCTGTTCGGACCGCCTGGTCACGCGTACGTGTTTCTCGCCTATGGAATGCACCATTGCCTGAACGTGGTGGCAGAGCCCGAGGGCATTCCGGGCTGCGTGCTGATCCGCAGCGTTGAGGGCTGCGGCGACGGACCGGGCAAGCTGACCCGGGCGCTGGGGATCACGCTGGAACAGAACGGCTGGGATCTGTTGCACAGCCCGCTGCGCATCCTTGCCGCGGACGAGCCGGGGCGCGAGTCGATCACGGTGACGCCGCGGATCGGCATCCGGCGCTCGGCGCATCTGCCGCTGCGGTTCGTGCTGGAAAGTTGA